A section of the Bacteroidales bacterium genome encodes:
- a CDS encoding T9SS type A sorting domain-containing protein, producing MKKSYLLLIIAVTGILSYVLLSKNSYDKEIAKSYTKEKSNQLAKHIKADKPDMFTQFFKDITTKIGYEKSGYKMSYKTIEYKKALNRAKNLNLNKVSLPWIQRGPANIGGRTRAIIVDPDDATHNTWFAGAATGGIWKTTDAGSTWTNLSGDITNLSVNTLVMAESNTNIIYAGTGESFTGNGFKGNGVWKSTDKGATWNQLSSTATDENFAYINRLIVSPVNENIVLAATQTGIFKSADGGASWTNVYSSSPGVEDLTADPTNFNILFAGENSRGVLRSTDAGNTWLLSSNGIGSGKRFEVTVSNVDNNYVYTSTELSSTESSVYFSTDNGINWKKYNDPQNFLGGQGWYDNTITAHPYIADEVFVGGVDIWKLKFNGTESTSTPEILGAYTENTDFLSFINFGGAYLDGGMSSDEGTDLVASDWTSIEIRFGPGLTQKAHRFTVPTGSTSGVAPSSYTYEDYIDVPFQVWDTDNNIQLMVSFRDQENDGAFNLYERTGDAYGELGREYIFVNSVAYNTTTPDANISTAGGHLYKNLYMFWPILTTGATWDAANLPSSKIVVQYGSLTLITGVKTSIADAYGNYGGPNGYLQSSGFGTTSIPGLHPDHHNITIIPTGDPNFIMIDGNDGGFGVSYDNGVTIDQIPNNYITTQFYGAAKHPSANEYFGGMQDNGTWQSPSGEDATSNSDYYFRIGGDGFECLWHTENPDLMLGSIYYNKFYRSSNGGSSWALTTGITTDDGPFISKLSVSKEEPNTVFAVSNSGVYKSINFGQSWNKKIISTNWAIDGTVASAHNVEVSPANGKIVWAGGGMATDYGLQMQVSTDYGNSFTALPDYNIVDMNAYISGIATHPIDKNTAYVLFSLSDKPKILRTTDLGQTWTDISGFGTGNESTNGFPDVVTHCLLVMPHEPNTIWAGTDIGLFESTDNGVSWHIANNGLPPVSIYDMHISGNQVVVATHGRGIWTVDIAEIDNIPFISSFSYIGTGELEVVSDFQVSYDSVEVYINNAKDTTLQSPVTGTHNIVIDMNLSAGTYTSNIIGYIGAQPYYSNILELVTSGINLLSKAIKSINVYPNPSSDIINFVIDNKESNLSVRIYNTKGQLVLYEESVRNNQINISGLRKGTYIINIKSKQENYSQIIQKN from the coding sequence ATGAAAAAAAGTTATTTACTATTAATAATCGCTGTAACAGGCATTTTGTCATATGTATTATTGTCAAAAAATAGTTATGATAAAGAAATAGCAAAATCTTATACAAAAGAGAAAAGTAATCAATTGGCAAAACATATTAAAGCAGATAAACCTGATATGTTTACTCAATTTTTCAAAGACATAACAACAAAGATAGGCTACGAAAAATCAGGTTATAAAATGAGTTACAAAACGATTGAATACAAAAAAGCTTTAAACCGAGCAAAGAACCTTAACTTAAACAAAGTTTCTCTGCCTTGGATTCAAAGAGGTCCGGCAAATATAGGAGGACGTACACGAGCAATTATTGTAGACCCTGATGATGCAACCCATAACACTTGGTTTGCCGGTGCAGCTACAGGAGGAATATGGAAAACCACAGATGCAGGAAGTACTTGGACAAACTTATCCGGAGATATAACAAACCTATCTGTTAATACCTTAGTAATGGCCGAATCAAATACCAATATAATATATGCCGGTACCGGTGAAAGTTTTACAGGCAACGGATTTAAAGGAAACGGAGTATGGAAATCTACGGATAAAGGAGCAACTTGGAATCAACTATCAAGTACCGCTACAGACGAAAATTTCGCATATATTAACCGTTTAATTGTTAGCCCTGTTAATGAAAACATAGTTTTAGCAGCAACGCAAACAGGGATTTTTAAATCTGCCGACGGAGGTGCTTCATGGACAAATGTATATTCAAGTTCACCCGGTGTAGAAGACTTAACCGCAGATCCGACAAATTTCAACATTTTATTTGCAGGTGAAAATTCACGCGGTGTTTTACGTTCAACAGATGCAGGAAATACATGGCTGTTATCATCAAACGGAATAGGCTCAGGAAAACGATTTGAAGTTACGGTTTCAAATGTTGACAATAACTACGTATATACAAGTACAGAATTATCCTCAACAGAATCCAGTGTATATTTTTCAACCGATAACGGAATAAATTGGAAAAAATATAACGACCCTCAAAACTTCTTAGGAGGACAAGGTTGGTATGATAATACTATTACTGCACACCCTTACATTGCAGATGAGGTATTTGTAGGGGGCGTTGATATTTGGAAACTAAAGTTTAACGGCACAGAATCAACTTCAACACCTGAGATATTAGGTGCCTATACTGAAAACACAGACTTCTTATCATTTATTAATTTCGGAGGTGCATATCTTGACGGGGGAATGAGTTCCGATGAAGGGACTGACTTAGTTGCATCTGACTGGACTTCAATAGAAATTAGATTCGGACCGGGATTAACACAAAAAGCTCACAGATTTACGGTTCCTACAGGTTCAACCTCGGGTGTAGCCCCTTCAAGTTATACTTACGAAGATTATATTGATGTTCCTTTTCAAGTTTGGGATACAGACAACAACATACAATTAATGGTTTCTTTCAGAGACCAAGAAAATGACGGTGCCTTTAATTTATATGAACGTACGGGAGATGCTTATGGTGAACTCGGAAGAGAATATATCTTTGTAAATTCTGTTGCTTATAATACAACAACACCGGATGCAAATATTTCGACAGCAGGCGGACATCTTTACAAAAATTTATATATGTTTTGGCCTATATTAACCACAGGAGCAACATGGGATGCAGCAAATTTACCAAGTTCGAAAATTGTAGTTCAATATGGTAGTCTAACACTAATTACAGGTGTTAAAACAAGTATTGCAGATGCCTACGGAAACTACGGCGGTCCAAACGGTTACCTCCAAAGTTCAGGGTTCGGCACAACATCAATTCCGGGATTACATCCTGATCATCACAACATTACTATCATACCTACAGGAGATCCTAATTTTATTATGATTGACGGAAACGACGGAGGTTTCGGGGTTTCGTATGATAACGGTGTAACAATAGACCAAATCCCGAATAATTACATAACAACCCAGTTCTACGGAGCTGCAAAACATCCTTCGGCAAATGAATATTTCGGGGGAATGCAAGACAACGGGACATGGCAATCACCTTCCGGTGAGGATGCAACAAGCAATTCTGATTATTACTTCAGAATAGGTGGTGACGGTTTTGAATGTCTTTGGCACACAGAAAATCCGGACTTAATGCTCGGGAGTATATACTATAATAAGTTTTACCGTTCTTCAAACGGAGGATCTTCTTGGGCTTTAACAACAGGTATTACAACTGATGACGGACCTTTTATTTCAAAACTATCAGTATCAAAAGAAGAACCCAATACAGTATTTGCCGTAAGCAACTCAGGAGTATATAAATCTATTAACTTCGGACAATCTTGGAATAAAAAGATAATCTCAACTAATTGGGCAATAGACGGTACTGTTGCAAGTGCACATAATGTTGAAGTTTCACCGGCTAACGGTAAAATTGTTTGGGCAGGCGGCGGAATGGCCACGGACTACGGCTTACAAATGCAAGTTTCAACAGACTACGGTAATTCTTTTACAGCATTACCTGATTATAATATTGTTGATATGAACGCATATATAAGCGGAATTGCAACACATCCTATTGATAAAAATACAGCTTATGTCTTATTTTCATTAAGTGATAAACCTAAGATTCTCCGAACAACCGATTTAGGACAAACGTGGACAGACATTTCCGGTTTCGGAACAGGAAATGAAAGCACCAATGGTTTCCCTGATGTTGTAACACATTGTTTATTAGTTATGCCGCACGAACCTAACACAATATGGGCAGGAACCGATATCGGTTTATTTGAATCAACAGACAACGGAGTAAGCTGGCATATTGCAAACAACGGATTACCGCCTGTATCAATCTATGATATGCATATTTCAGGAAACCAGGTTGTTGTTGCAACACACGGAAGAGGTATTTGGACGGTTGATATTGCTGAAATCGATAATATTCCTTTTATTTCATCGTTCAGCTACATCGGAACAGGAGAATTAGAAGTTGTTTCTGATTTTCAAGTTTCGTATGACAGCGTTGAAGTATATATCAACAATGCAAAAGACACAACCCTGCAAAGTCCTGTTACAGGAACACATAATATTGTTATTGATATGAACCTTTCAGCCGGAACTTATACATCAAATATTATCGGCTATATTGGGGCACAACCGTATTATTCAAATATACTTGAACTTGTAACTTCCGGCATTAACTTATTATCAAAAGCAATTAAATCCATTAATGTCTATCCTAATCCGAGTTCTGACATTATAAACTTTGTAATTGATAATAAAGAAAGTAATCTTTCTGTAAGAATATACAATACAAAAGGGCAACTTGTTTTATACGAAGAAAGTGTCAGAAACAATCAAATTAACATATCAGGTTTAAGAAAAGGAACTTATATTATAAACATAAAAAGCAAGCAAGAAAATTACTCTCAGATAATTCAGAAAAACTGA